A genomic window from Nocardioides rotundus includes:
- a CDS encoding antibiotic biosynthesis monooxygenase family protein — protein MLVVTRFRAPNPDPAAADELRDGLHRALAVLAEQRGYVGGEVGRNIDEPDLWVLSTRWSNVGSYRRALSSWEGKMHVQPLMVHALDEPSAYEVLRPGEAANEAVPRENG, from the coding sequence GTGCTCGTCGTGACCCGCTTCCGCGCCCCGAACCCCGACCCGGCCGCGGCCGACGAGCTCCGCGACGGCCTGCACCGCGCGCTGGCCGTGCTCGCCGAGCAGCGGGGGTACGTCGGCGGCGAGGTCGGCCGCAACATCGACGAGCCGGACCTGTGGGTGCTGAGCACCCGGTGGAGCAACGTCGGCTCCTACCGGCGTGCACTGAGCTCGTGGGAGGGCAAGATGCACGTGCAGCCGTTGATGGTGCACGCGCTGGACGAGCCGAGCGCCTACGAGGTGCTCCGTCCCGGCGAGGCGGCCAACGAGGCGGTCCCGCGGGAAAACGGCTAG
- a CDS encoding type IV toxin-antitoxin system AbiEi family antitoxin domain-containing protein, whose protein sequence is MTIIREPTQLPTDRPFTRTEARDHGMTDRRLAQAVKAGELRRPLRGVFVSARLPDTIDLRVACLALVMPEGCFVADHTAGWLFCGDAILPPNAHLEVPKPAIFRPSDAGRLRNPLSRSGERAVRPEDLCTVGGIVSTTMIRTAWDLGRLQQRDVALAGMDQLMRAGGFALDELCAGVKRFDRERGVVQLRVLAPRVDGGAESFGESALRNRWYDAGLVRPQTQIPIMVGDREVYRLDIGDPDRRYAAEYRGVDFHTEEDAAADDDRQEWVESQRGYIIDNFVRENVFGPRTNADVVLRRRWDEAGASLARRSRLPLS, encoded by the coding sequence ATGACCATCATCCGCGAACCCACCCAGCTCCCGACCGATCGCCCGTTCACCCGCACCGAGGCGCGTGACCACGGCATGACCGATCGTCGCCTCGCCCAGGCGGTCAAGGCCGGGGAGCTCCGACGTCCACTGAGGGGCGTCTTCGTCTCCGCTCGGCTGCCCGACACGATCGACCTGCGGGTCGCGTGCCTCGCGCTCGTCATGCCGGAGGGCTGCTTCGTCGCCGATCACACGGCCGGCTGGCTGTTCTGCGGCGACGCGATCCTCCCGCCCAACGCGCATCTCGAGGTGCCGAAGCCGGCGATCTTCCGGCCGAGCGACGCCGGACGGCTGCGCAATCCGCTGAGCCGCAGCGGCGAGCGCGCCGTACGTCCTGAGGATCTGTGCACCGTCGGCGGCATCGTGAGCACGACGATGATCCGGACCGCTTGGGACCTCGGCCGGCTCCAGCAACGCGACGTGGCCCTCGCGGGAATGGACCAGCTGATGCGGGCCGGAGGGTTCGCGCTCGATGAGCTGTGCGCGGGGGTGAAGCGGTTCGACCGCGAGCGCGGCGTCGTGCAGCTCCGGGTGCTGGCTCCGCGCGTCGACGGAGGCGCCGAGTCCTTCGGCGAGTCCGCCTTGCGCAACCGGTGGTACGACGCGGGGCTGGTGCGGCCGCAGACGCAGATCCCCATCATGGTGGGCGACCGGGAGGTCTACCGGTTGGACATCGGCGACCCGGATCGTCGATATGCGGCGGAGTATCGCGGCGTCGACTTCCACACCGAGGAGGATGCGGCCGCCGATGACGACCGGCAGGAGTGGGTCGAGTCCCAGCGCGGCTACATCATCGACAACTTCGTGCGCGAGAACGTGTTCGGTCCCCGGACGAACGCCGACGTCGTCCTGCGGCGCCGCTGGGATGAGGCCGGGGCGTCGCTCGCTCGTCGGAGCAGGCTGCCTCTGAGCTGA
- the recO gene encoding DNA repair protein RecO, translating to MPLYRDEAIVLRTQKLGEADRIITLLTRHHGRVRAVARGVRRTTSRWGSRVEPFTHVDLQLAEGRTLDVVTQAVTLDPFAGRLGADYDRYTAGTAMLETAERLVVEDKEPATQQFLLLVGGLRAMAAGEHAPGQILDSYLLRSLSVAGYAPSFEHCARCGEEGPHRWFSPAGGGVLCPDCRLPGSATMGEETVRALGALLAGEWAVVRATPERNLREASGLVAAYLAWHLERGLRSLEHVSR from the coding sequence GTGCCCCTGTACCGCGACGAGGCGATCGTGCTGCGCACCCAGAAGCTGGGCGAGGCCGACCGCATCATCACCCTGCTGACCCGCCACCACGGCCGGGTCCGCGCGGTCGCGCGCGGGGTGCGGCGGACGACGTCGCGCTGGGGCTCGCGGGTGGAGCCGTTCACCCATGTCGACCTGCAGCTGGCCGAGGGGCGGACCCTCGACGTGGTCACCCAGGCCGTGACGCTGGACCCCTTCGCCGGCCGGCTGGGGGCGGACTACGACCGCTACACCGCCGGCACCGCGATGTTGGAGACCGCCGAGCGGCTGGTGGTCGAGGACAAGGAGCCCGCGACCCAGCAGTTCCTGCTCCTGGTCGGCGGGCTGCGGGCGATGGCGGCCGGGGAGCACGCGCCGGGCCAGATCCTGGACTCCTACCTGCTGCGGTCGCTGTCGGTCGCGGGCTATGCGCCCAGCTTCGAGCACTGCGCCCGCTGTGGTGAGGAGGGGCCGCACCGGTGGTTCAGCCCCGCCGGCGGCGGCGTGCTCTGCCCGGACTGCCGGCTGCCCGGCTCGGCGACCATGGGGGAGGAGACGGTGCGCGCGCTCGGCGCCCTGCTCGCCGGCGAGTGGGCGGTCGTGCGCGCCACCCCGGAGCGGAACCTCCGCGAGGCCAGCGGCCTGGTCGCGGCCTACCTCGCCTGGCACCTCGAGCGCGGCCTGCGCTCCCTGGAGCACGTCTCCCGCTGA
- a CDS encoding flavodoxin family protein, with translation MPRLLVVHHSPTRSVSALTDAAVDGARDEALEGLEVVVRPALEATADDVLAADGIVLGTPANFGYMSGALKHFFDSTFLSVGGALSDDGSAGAGAGGSLPFGLYVHGRYDVTGAVRAVLSITGALPWRQGAAVLEVLGDVEDADRDAAYELGATIGALILD, from the coding sequence ATGCCTCGCCTGCTGGTCGTGCACCACTCGCCCACCCGCTCGGTCTCCGCGCTGACCGACGCCGCGGTCGACGGCGCCCGGGACGAGGCGCTGGAGGGCCTCGAGGTCGTCGTACGCCCCGCGCTGGAGGCCACCGCCGACGACGTGCTCGCCGCGGACGGCATCGTGCTCGGCACGCCGGCGAACTTCGGCTACATGTCCGGAGCGCTGAAGCACTTCTTCGACAGCACGTTCCTCTCCGTGGGCGGCGCGCTGTCCGACGACGGCAGCGCGGGTGCCGGCGCCGGCGGATCGCTGCCGTTCGGTCTCTACGTCCACGGTCGGTACGACGTCACCGGCGCCGTCCGGGCGGTGCTCTCGATCACCGGGGCGCTGCCGTGGCGACAGGGTGCCGCCGTCCTGGAGGTGCTCGGCGACGTCGAGGACGCCGACCGGGATGCGGCCTACGAGCTGGGCGCCACGATCGGTGCGCTGATCCTCGATTGA
- a CDS encoding Fur family transcriptional regulator: MTSTDDPARPSGVRPTRQRRAVLDAISSVEDFRSAQELHELLAGRGETVGLATVYRTLQLLAEHGEVDALRREDGESVYRRCSRTHHHHLVCRSCGTTVEVEGPTVERWTTAIADEHGFTDVSHDLEIFGTCPACRPR, translated from the coding sequence ATGACGAGCACTGACGACCCCGCCCGCCCCTCGGGGGTGCGGCCGACCCGCCAGCGGCGGGCCGTCCTGGACGCGATCTCCTCCGTCGAGGACTTCCGCTCCGCGCAGGAGCTGCACGAGCTGCTCGCCGGCCGCGGCGAGACCGTCGGCCTGGCCACCGTCTACCGGACCCTCCAGCTGCTCGCGGAGCACGGGGAGGTCGACGCCCTGCGGCGCGAGGACGGCGAGTCGGTCTACCGTCGCTGCTCGCGCACTCACCACCATCACCTGGTCTGCCGCTCGTGCGGCACCACCGTCGAGGTCGAGGGCCCCACCGTCGAGCGCTGGACCACCGCGATCGCCGACGAGCACGGCTTCACCGACGTCTCCCACGACCTGGAGATCTTCGGCACCTGCCCCGCCTGCCGCCCCCGCTGA
- a CDS encoding isoprenyl transferase → MTPRPPTPHPSGARPPQIPRELVPRHVAVVMDGNGRWAKERGLPRTAGHERGEHSLFDVVEGAIEIGVKAVSAYAFSTENWSRSPEEVRFLMGFNRDVIRRRRDEMHELGVRVRWAGRAPRLWKSVIKELQVAEELTRDNDVLTLTMCVNYGGRAEIADAARSIARGVAEGRINPEKVDERMLARHLYVPEWSDADLVWRTSGEQRLSNFMTWEAAYAEFVFSDVLWPDVDRRHLWDAIETYARRDRRYGGALPNA, encoded by the coding sequence GTGACCCCCCGGCCCCCGACCCCGCACCCGAGCGGTGCCCGCCCGCCGCAGATCCCGCGCGAGCTCGTGCCGCGTCATGTGGCGGTGGTGATGGACGGCAACGGCCGCTGGGCCAAGGAGCGCGGGCTGCCGCGTACGGCGGGCCACGAGCGCGGGGAGCACTCGCTCTTCGACGTGGTCGAGGGCGCCATCGAGATCGGCGTCAAGGCGGTGTCGGCGTACGCCTTCTCGACCGAGAACTGGTCGCGGTCACCGGAGGAGGTGCGCTTCCTCATGGGCTTCAATCGGGACGTCATCCGGCGGCGGCGCGACGAGATGCACGAGCTGGGGGTGCGCGTGCGGTGGGCCGGCCGGGCGCCGCGGCTGTGGAAGTCGGTGATCAAGGAGCTGCAGGTCGCCGAGGAGCTGACCCGGGACAACGACGTGCTGACGCTGACGATGTGCGTCAACTACGGCGGTCGCGCCGAGATCGCGGACGCCGCGCGCTCGATCGCCCGCGGGGTGGCCGAGGGCCGGATCAATCCCGAGAAGGTCGATGAGCGGATGCTCGCCCGGCACCTCTACGTGCCCGAGTGGTCCGACGCCGACCTGGTCTGGCGGACGTCGGGGGAGCAGCGGCTGTCGAACTTCATGACCTGGGAGGCGGCGTACGCCGAGTTCGTCTTCTCCGACGTGCTCTGGCCCGACGTCGACCGCCGCCACCTGTGGGATGCGATCGAGACCTACGCGCGCCGGGACCGCAGGTACGGCGGGGCTCTCCCGAACGCCTGA
- a CDS encoding alpha/beta fold hydrolase has product MLVSERIGQFFLESEDGSRDRLEYTEYGSGDEWVVLLHGLLFPRRMQQPLAREMAAAGLHVVTLDLLGHGRSDQPADPLVYSMTAFAEQVVALLDHLGAEQAVVGGSSLGANVALETAVLDPARVRGLVIEMPVLNNALIAGIVAFVPMMLAARYLPFTVNGVRRLSRAVPRGIVPFWAGVGLDTLDHRADSMAALLHGVIFGRVAPSAKQRRQITTPTLVVGHPIDPIHPFVDADMLAREVPGARFERASSILEWRMHPDRLTDAAVGFALECWRGKPRRARRTS; this is encoded by the coding sequence ATGTTGGTCAGCGAGCGGATCGGCCAGTTCTTCCTCGAGAGCGAGGACGGCTCCCGGGACCGGCTGGAGTACACCGAGTACGGGTCCGGTGACGAGTGGGTCGTGCTGCTGCACGGCCTGCTGTTCCCGCGGCGGATGCAGCAGCCGCTCGCGCGGGAGATGGCGGCGGCCGGGCTGCATGTGGTCACCCTCGACCTGCTCGGCCACGGACGGTCGGACCAGCCGGCCGACCCGCTGGTCTACTCCATGACCGCGTTCGCCGAGCAGGTCGTGGCGCTGCTGGACCACCTCGGCGCCGAGCAGGCGGTGGTCGGCGGCTCCTCGCTGGGGGCCAACGTGGCGCTGGAGACCGCCGTACTCGACCCCGCACGGGTGCGCGGCCTGGTCATCGAGATGCCGGTGCTCAACAACGCGCTGATCGCCGGGATCGTGGCGTTCGTGCCGATGATGCTGGCCGCGCGCTACCTGCCGTTCACGGTCAACGGGGTACGGCGGCTCAGCCGCGCCGTGCCTCGCGGGATCGTGCCGTTCTGGGCCGGGGTCGGCCTGGACACGCTGGACCACCGCGCGGACTCGATGGCCGCCCTGCTGCACGGCGTGATCTTCGGCCGGGTCGCGCCGTCGGCCAAGCAGCGACGGCAGATCACCACCCCGACCCTGGTCGTGGGCCACCCGATCGACCCGATCCACCCCTTCGTGGACGCCGACATGCTCGCCCGCGAGGTGCCCGGCGCCCGCTTCGAGCGGGCCAGCAGCATCCTGGAGTGGCGGATGCACCCCGACCGGCTCACCGACGCCGCCGTCGGGTTCGCCCTGGAGTGCTGGCGCGGGAAGCCCCGCCGGGCGCGCCGTACCTCCTGA
- a CDS encoding metal ABC transporter ATP-binding protein codes for MLSTPIAQIADGAVAIGGRPVLRHIDLSVDPGEWVAVMGANGSGKSTLVRTLLGLRPLTSGTVRLFDTPLEDFHDWQRVGFVPQRAGATSGVPASVREVVSSGRLSRRRPFRPLGRADRRAVDDAIEAVGLADKAGDGIATLSGGQQQRALIARALVGEPELLVLDEPTAGVDLHNQATLADSLHHLSDAGATVVLVAHELGAMAPLVERAVVMRDGRITYDGPALDEAAVVDLGQGHHHRPPAHEDHLPQIRTPLDGGPR; via the coding sequence GTGTTGAGCACCCCGATCGCGCAGATCGCCGACGGCGCCGTCGCCATCGGCGGGCGCCCCGTCCTCCGGCACATCGACCTCAGCGTCGACCCCGGCGAGTGGGTGGCCGTCATGGGTGCCAACGGCTCCGGCAAGTCCACCCTCGTGCGCACCCTGCTCGGGCTGCGACCCCTGACCTCCGGCACGGTCCGCCTCTTCGACACCCCGCTGGAGGACTTCCACGACTGGCAGCGGGTCGGCTTCGTGCCCCAGCGCGCGGGCGCGACGAGCGGCGTCCCGGCGTCGGTCCGCGAGGTCGTCTCCTCCGGCCGGCTCTCTCGCCGCCGCCCGTTCCGCCCGCTCGGCCGCGCCGACCGCCGGGCCGTCGACGACGCGATCGAGGCGGTCGGGCTGGCGGACAAGGCCGGGGACGGGATCGCGACCCTCTCCGGCGGCCAGCAGCAGCGCGCGCTGATCGCCCGCGCCCTGGTGGGCGAGCCCGAGCTGCTGGTGCTCGACGAGCCCACCGCCGGCGTCGACCTGCACAACCAGGCCACGCTGGCCGACTCCCTGCACCACCTCTCCGACGCCGGAGCCACCGTGGTGCTGGTGGCCCACGAGCTCGGCGCGATGGCCCCCCTGGTCGAGCGCGCGGTGGTGATGCGGGACGGTCGGATCACCTACGACGGACCCGCCCTGGACGAGGCGGCCGTGGTCGACCTCGGGCAGGGGCACCACCATCGCCCGCCGGCTCACGAGGACCACCTGCCGCAGATCCGCACTCCCCTCGACGGAGGCCCGCGATGA
- the leuA gene encoding 2-isopropylmalate synthase → MISSSPAHDRFPQQPSGMPFQRYVPFIPVDLADRTWPANRMTQAPRWCAVDLRDGNQALIDPMSPARKRQMFELLVRMGYKEIEVGFPAASQTDYDFVRMLIEEDLIPDDVVIQVLTQAREELIERTFESLQGAKQAIVHLYNSTSTLQRRVVFGMDEDGILDIAVRGAHTCKKFEQLVPDTEIFYEYSPESYTGTELEFAVRVCNAVLDVWEPTAEKPVIINLPATVEMATPNVYADSIEWMGRHLHHREHVILSLHPHNDRGTAVAAAELGYLAGADRIEGCLFGNGERTGNVCLVTLGLNLFTQGIDPQIDFAIEGGIDEIRRTVEYCNQLPVHERHPYGGDLVYTAFSGSHQDAIKKGFEHLERDAAAAGVGVDDQPWAVPYLPIDPKDVGRSYEAVIRVNSQSGKGGVAYILKNEHKLELPRRAQIEFSRAIQARTDSEGGEVTPEQIWTAFRAEYLDREAPLKLNSVHTSSATGGQDRLEVNVYIDGTLRTLSGEGNGPIAAFVAAVNELPEAAERGWDIRVLDYHEHALSAGGDAIAAAYVECAVGEQILWGVGLDANIVTASLKAVISAINRA, encoded by the coding sequence ATGATCAGCAGTTCCCCGGCCCACGACCGGTTCCCCCAGCAGCCCAGCGGCATGCCCTTCCAGCGGTATGTGCCGTTCATCCCTGTCGACCTCGCCGACCGCACCTGGCCGGCGAACCGGATGACCCAGGCGCCGCGCTGGTGCGCGGTCGACCTGCGCGACGGCAACCAGGCGCTCATCGACCCGATGAGCCCGGCCCGCAAGCGGCAGATGTTCGAGCTGCTGGTGCGGATGGGCTACAAGGAGATCGAGGTCGGGTTCCCGGCCGCCTCGCAGACCGACTACGACTTCGTGCGGATGCTGATCGAGGAGGACCTGATCCCCGACGACGTCGTGATCCAGGTCCTGACCCAGGCCCGCGAGGAGCTGATCGAGCGGACCTTCGAGTCGCTGCAGGGCGCCAAGCAGGCGATCGTGCACCTCTACAACTCCACCTCGACGCTGCAGCGGCGAGTGGTCTTCGGGATGGACGAGGACGGGATCCTCGACATCGCCGTCCGCGGCGCCCACACCTGCAAGAAGTTCGAGCAGCTGGTGCCGGACACCGAGATCTTCTACGAGTACTCCCCGGAGTCCTACACCGGCACCGAGCTGGAGTTCGCCGTCCGCGTGTGCAACGCCGTGCTCGACGTCTGGGAGCCCACCGCGGAGAAGCCGGTGATCATCAACCTCCCCGCCACGGTGGAGATGGCCACGCCCAACGTCTACGCCGACTCCATCGAGTGGATGGGCCGGCACCTGCACCACCGCGAGCACGTCATCCTCTCCCTGCACCCGCACAACGACCGCGGCACCGCGGTCGCCGCGGCCGAGCTGGGATACCTGGCCGGGGCGGACCGGATCGAGGGCTGCCTGTTCGGCAACGGCGAGCGCACCGGCAACGTGTGCCTGGTGACGCTGGGGCTGAACCTGTTCACCCAGGGCATCGACCCGCAGATCGACTTCGCGATCGAGGGCGGGATCGACGAGATCCGCCGTACCGTGGAGTACTGCAACCAGCTGCCCGTGCACGAGCGGCACCCCTACGGCGGCGACCTGGTCTACACCGCCTTCTCCGGCTCCCACCAGGACGCGATCAAGAAGGGCTTCGAGCACCTGGAGCGGGACGCGGCGGCCGCCGGGGTCGGCGTGGACGACCAGCCCTGGGCGGTGCCCTACCTGCCGATCGACCCCAAGGACGTGGGCCGCTCCTACGAGGCGGTCATCCGGGTCAACAGCCAGTCCGGCAAGGGCGGCGTGGCCTACATCCTCAAGAACGAGCACAAGCTGGAGCTGCCGCGCCGGGCGCAGATCGAGTTCTCCCGGGCCATCCAGGCGCGCACCGACAGCGAGGGCGGCGAGGTCACGCCCGAGCAGATCTGGACCGCCTTCCGAGCGGAGTACCTCGACCGCGAGGCGCCGCTGAAGCTGAACTCCGTGCACACCTCCAGCGCCACCGGCGGACAGGACCGACTCGAGGTGAACGTCTACATCGACGGCACCCTGCGCACGCTCTCCGGCGAGGGAAACGGCCCGATCGCCGCGTTCGTGGCCGCGGTCAACGAGTTGCCCGAGGCGGCCGAGCGGGGCTGGGACATCCGGGTGCTCGACTACCACGAGCACGCGCTGTCGGCCGGCGGGGACGCGATCGCCGCGGCGTACGTCGAGTGCGCGGTCGGCGAGCAGATCCTCTGGGGCGTGGGCCTGGACGCCAACATCGTCACCGCCTCGCTCAAGGCCGTGATCAGCGCGATCAACCGCGCCTGA
- a CDS encoding GNAT family N-acetyltransferase produces the protein MTSPAAPGTGDLLRAYDDQLRERLSSALTQVRLGPLVLATYLGGRGFVTYRSLEEDGRPATEASVRRLVEQAMARYEAAPEIAYVEWKTRGHDHAPGLHEALLDHGFAPDEPESIMIGEARLLAQDIGLPAGVTVRRAVDEDDVRRMHVMQSRVFGDPPERAEAHLGQILHRLRTRNDMELWLAEAHGEVISAGRLEPEPGTDFAGIWGGATTPEWRGRGVYRALTAARARSAIAHGKRWITSDSTEFSRPILERSGLVKVSTTTPYEWRRGTA, from the coding sequence GTGACCTCACCTGCCGCGCCCGGGACGGGCGATCTGCTGCGCGCGTACGACGACCAGCTGCGCGAGCGGCTCTCCTCGGCGCTGACCCAGGTCCGGCTCGGGCCGCTCGTGCTCGCGACCTACCTGGGCGGGCGGGGCTTCGTGACCTATCGCAGCCTGGAGGAGGACGGCCGGCCGGCGACCGAGGCCTCGGTACGACGTTTGGTCGAGCAGGCCATGGCCCGCTACGAGGCCGCACCGGAGATCGCCTACGTGGAGTGGAAGACCCGCGGGCACGACCACGCGCCCGGGTTGCACGAGGCACTCCTCGACCACGGCTTCGCCCCCGACGAGCCGGAGTCGATCATGATCGGCGAGGCACGGCTGCTCGCGCAGGACATCGGGCTGCCCGCTGGCGTGACCGTTCGGCGGGCTGTCGACGAGGACGACGTACGGCGTATGCACGTCATGCAGTCCCGGGTGTTCGGCGACCCGCCGGAGCGGGCCGAGGCGCACCTCGGCCAGATCCTGCACCGGCTGCGCACGCGCAACGACATGGAGCTGTGGCTGGCCGAGGCCCATGGCGAGGTGATCAGCGCCGGCCGGCTGGAGCCCGAGCCGGGGACCGACTTCGCCGGGATCTGGGGCGGAGCGACGACCCCGGAGTGGCGTGGACGCGGCGTCTACCGGGCCCTCACCGCCGCGCGGGCCAGATCGGCGATCGCCCACGGCAAGCGCTGGATCACCAGCGACTCCACGGAGTTCTCCCGGCCGATCCTGGAGCGGTCCGGCCTGGTGAAGGTCTCCACGACGACGCCGTACGAATGGCGACGCGGTACGGCGTGA
- a CDS encoding metal ABC transporter substrate-binding protein — MYVARTTAVLSAGLLGAALLTGCAVPSSAPVSGSGHGTVAAAFYPLAWASERVAGDRWTVDNLTSPGGEPHDLELSVNQTLRVSDADLVVYESGFQPAVDAAVDRTASGAVLDAARVVDLKAFAEEDAHHRGHAGHDSEGGHEGHDHADHGELDPHFWLDPTRMADLGDAVAERLAELEPRHAATYRANAAALRADLERLDREYADGLADCRRNTVVVNHDAFGYLDRYGLEIHPILGITPEAEPSAGTLADLRRVIAEDGVTTVFTETLASPKSAESLARDAGVRTAVLDPVEGLPSADSSEDYLSLMRANLAALEEANGC; from the coding sequence ATGTACGTCGCCCGCACCACCGCGGTCCTGAGCGCCGGCCTCCTGGGGGCCGCCCTGCTCACCGGCTGCGCGGTCCCCTCCTCAGCACCCGTGTCCGGGAGCGGGCACGGCACCGTGGCGGCCGCGTTCTACCCCCTGGCCTGGGCCAGCGAGCGCGTGGCGGGCGACCGGTGGACCGTCGACAACCTCACCTCCCCGGGAGGCGAGCCGCACGACCTCGAGCTCTCGGTCAACCAGACCCTGCGGGTCAGCGACGCCGACCTGGTCGTCTACGAGTCCGGCTTCCAACCCGCCGTGGACGCGGCCGTGGACCGGACCGCCTCCGGCGCCGTCCTGGACGCCGCGCGGGTGGTCGACCTCAAGGCGTTCGCCGAGGAGGACGCGCATCATCGCGGGCACGCCGGGCACGACTCCGAGGGCGGGCACGAGGGCCACGACCACGCGGACCACGGGGAGCTGGACCCGCACTTCTGGCTGGACCCGACCCGGATGGCCGACCTGGGCGATGCCGTGGCGGAGCGGCTGGCCGAGCTGGAGCCGCGGCACGCTGCGACGTACCGCGCGAACGCCGCCGCATTGCGAGCAGACCTCGAGCGGCTCGACCGGGAGTACGCCGACGGGCTGGCCGACTGCCGACGGAACACGGTCGTGGTCAACCACGACGCCTTCGGCTACCTGGACAGGTACGGGCTGGAGATCCACCCCATCCTGGGCATCACGCCGGAGGCCGAGCCCAGCGCGGGCACGCTGGCCGACCTGCGCCGGGTGATCGCCGAGGACGGCGTGACCACCGTGTTCACCGAGACCCTCGCCAGCCCCAAGTCGGCGGAGAGCCTGGCCCGGGACGCCGGAGTGAGGACCGCGGTCCTCGACCCGGTCGAGGGGCTGCCCTCCGCGGACTCCTCGGAGGACTACCTGTCCCTCATGCGGGCGAACCTGGCCGCACTGGAGGAGGCGAACGGGTGTTGA
- a CDS encoding metal ABC transporter permease, which translates to MIELFLTHDFLLYALLAALATGLASPVVGTYLVQRRLALMGDGLGHVAVTGVALGLVTGSSPTWTAVVVAIVGAVLIEVIRERGHTNGDVALALLFYGGIAAGVLITGLAGQSAASLQAYLFGALLSISQADVVATLALAVVVIVLGLGLAPQLFAVSQDVDFARVAGVNVRVYNLVVAVLAAVTVTVAMRTVGLLLVSALMVVPVAAAQQLAPSFRRTLLGAMVVGTVASVGGLMAATWLSIRYDAEVAPGPTIVLLALAMFALTWPLGAWQRHRRRLTAPFPAVAAVPRVEEHHLAEGHPHVHGEDCGHPAVQHGDHVDYVHDGHRHAEHGEHYDEH; encoded by the coding sequence ATGATCGAGCTCTTCCTCACCCACGACTTCCTCCTCTATGCCCTGCTCGCCGCGCTCGCGACGGGGCTGGCCTCCCCCGTGGTCGGCACCTACCTGGTGCAGCGCCGGCTGGCCCTCATGGGCGACGGCCTGGGCCACGTGGCGGTGACCGGCGTCGCGCTCGGGCTGGTCACCGGCAGCTCCCCCACCTGGACCGCGGTCGTGGTCGCGATCGTCGGCGCCGTGCTGATCGAGGTGATCCGGGAGCGGGGACACACCAACGGGGACGTCGCGCTGGCGCTGCTGTTCTACGGCGGCATCGCCGCCGGCGTGCTCATCACCGGGTTGGCCGGGCAGAGCGCCGCGTCGCTCCAGGCCTACCTGTTCGGCGCCCTGCTCTCGATCTCCCAGGCCGACGTGGTGGCCACGCTCGCGCTGGCGGTCGTGGTGATCGTGCTCGGGCTCGGGCTGGCCCCGCAGCTGTTCGCCGTCTCCCAGGACGTCGACTTCGCCCGGGTCGCCGGGGTCAACGTGCGGGTCTACAACCTCGTGGTGGCGGTGCTCGCCGCGGTCACCGTGACGGTCGCGATGCGCACGGTCGGGCTGCTGCTCGTCTCCGCGCTGATGGTGGTGCCGGTGGCGGCCGCCCAGCAGCTGGCCCCCTCGTTCCGCCGTACCCTCCTCGGGGCGATGGTGGTCGGGACCGTCGCCAGCGTGGGCGGGCTGATGGCCGCCACCTGGCTCTCGATCAGGTACGACGCGGAGGTCGCGCCGGGGCCGACGATCGTGCTGCTGGCGCTCGCGATGTTCGCCCTCACCTGGCCCCTGGGAGCCTGGCAGCGGCACCGCCGCCGGCTGACCGCGCCGTTCCCCGCCGTGGCCGCGGTGCCCCGGGTCGAGGAGCACCACCTGGCCGAGGGACACCCGCACGTGCACGGCGAGGACTGCGGCCATCCCGCGGTGCAGCATGGGGACCACGTGGACTACGTGCATGACGGCCACCGGCATGCCGAGCATGGAGAGCACTATGACGAGCACTGA